A genomic stretch from Natronogracilivirga saccharolytica includes:
- a CDS encoding MFS transporter, with product MNRLKPYITLLKTNHQFRRVWLSQIISNFGDWFGVIAVFTIILQYSDSEFLLGMVIVVKFLAFAALSPFAGFLADRYDRRMLMLLCDFGRGAVVLSFLFVRDPSMLWLVYMLTAMQMGFAAVFEPAKQASIPNITSAEELVKANIISNLSWSIIFTTGMGIGGLATAWFGTDAVFVINGLGYIMSTWFIFRATIPHERSEETLESLRNPIRGILDGYAYIFANPHILRPALAKGTITFFLGALVYMLILVSEDILMMGSIGLGMLYASRGFGTAVGPVLVRRFISDETKWVTLMGVTMLSAGSFYLIIGSIEIIWLMLLLVFFAHCGSGANWVMSTVLLQKRSPDAYRGRIFGSEWLLFTTSQGLSVTGASLIMEFDLLTLQQAMLVYAAGLVAAGILWLSFIAQKERRWQRTDSDQTVQHHVRESVALEER from the coding sequence TTGAACAGACTCAAGCCATACATCACCCTTCTGAAGACCAATCACCAGTTCCGCAGGGTCTGGTTAAGTCAGATTATATCCAATTTCGGTGACTGGTTCGGAGTCATCGCTGTTTTTACGATCATTCTTCAGTACTCGGATTCCGAGTTTTTGCTGGGGATGGTCATTGTGGTCAAATTCCTGGCCTTTGCTGCGCTGTCCCCTTTTGCCGGGTTTCTGGCCGACCGATATGACCGCAGGATGCTCATGCTGTTGTGCGATTTCGGAAGAGGAGCGGTGGTACTGAGCTTCCTTTTTGTCCGGGATCCTTCGATGCTGTGGCTGGTGTATATGCTTACGGCGATGCAGATGGGTTTTGCCGCTGTTTTTGAACCAGCCAAGCAGGCATCCATCCCGAATATCACCAGTGCGGAAGAGCTGGTCAAGGCTAATATCATTTCCAATCTTTCCTGGAGTATCATATTCACAACCGGCATGGGCATCGGCGGATTGGCAACCGCCTGGTTTGGAACAGATGCCGTTTTTGTGATCAACGGACTCGGATATATCATGTCCACCTGGTTTATTTTCCGGGCCACAATTCCGCACGAGCGCAGTGAAGAGACCCTGGAATCGCTCCGGAATCCGATTCGGGGCATCCTTGACGGATACGCCTATATTTTTGCCAATCCGCACATTTTGCGTCCGGCACTGGCAAAGGGAACCATTACGTTTTTTCTGGGCGCTCTGGTGTATATGCTGATCCTGGTCTCCGAGGATATCCTGATGATGGGCAGTATCGGTCTTGGGATGCTGTATGCCAGCCGCGGATTCGGGACGGCAGTGGGCCCTGTCCTGGTTCGGCGTTTTATCAGCGACGAAACAAAATGGGTTACACTCATGGGCGTGACGATGCTCTCGGCAGGGAGCTTTTATCTTATAATCGGATCGATTGAGATCATCTGGCTGATGCTGCTGCTTGTGTTTTTTGCCCATTGCGGATCCGGAGCGAACTGGGTGATGAGCACCGTGCTGCTGCAGAAAAGGTCTCCCGATGCTTACAGGGGCCGGATTTTTGGTTCGGAATGGCTGCTGTTCACTACATCCCAGGGGCTTTCGGTGACCGGTGCTTCACTGATCATGGAGTTCGATTTGCTGACATTGCAGCAGGCCATGCTGGTATATGCTGCGGGACTGGTGGCTGCGGGGATTCTCTGGCTATCGTTTATTGCACAAAAAGAGAGGAGGTGGCAACGGACGGATTCAGATCAGACAGTGCAGCATCACGTCCGGGAAAGTGTGGCGCTGGAAGAGCGATAG
- the hslU gene encoding ATP-dependent protease ATPase subunit HslU: MSDQNLIQKENSLTPRQIVEALDTYIIGQSDAKKSVAIALRNRWRRLNSDESIRDEIVPNNIILIGPTGVGKTEIARRLAKLAKAPFIKVEASKFTEVGYVGRDVESMIRDLTDIAVSMVKSEMQQRVMKKAAEQVEERLLDLLIPPIRKTSRDKKTGFETTDSSFDPESATDDELNHRTREKFREKLRNGDLEDRKVEINVQPSGQNPMMQIFGPGGMEEMGMNLQDMLGSLTKSRSKKRQMKISDARPILLNEETEKLIDHDAANQEAIERVQNSGIVFIDEIDKVAGGTTGDGRSGPDVSRQGVQRDMLPIVEGSNVSTKYGMVKTDHILFIASGAFHTAKPSDLIPELQGRFPIRVEMDSLTEEDFYNILTRPKNALTKQYIAMMKSEGVDLQFSDDAIREIAKVGAEVNAAIENIGARRLHTILSTVLEELQFAIPDDIGSGNITIDKEYVDRQLEKLTRDKDLSHYIL; this comes from the coding sequence TTGAGTGATCAGAATCTCATACAAAAGGAAAACAGTCTGACCCCGCGCCAGATCGTCGAAGCGCTGGATACCTACATCATCGGACAAAGTGATGCCAAAAAATCTGTTGCCATAGCTCTCAGGAACCGGTGGCGCCGTCTGAATTCAGACGAATCCATCCGGGACGAAATCGTGCCGAACAATATCATCCTGATCGGCCCCACCGGCGTGGGAAAAACCGAAATTGCGCGGCGGCTCGCCAAACTTGCCAAAGCACCGTTTATCAAAGTTGAGGCTTCAAAGTTTACTGAAGTTGGTTATGTCGGGCGTGATGTCGAATCCATGATCCGTGATCTCACGGATATTGCCGTTTCCATGGTAAAATCCGAAATGCAGCAGCGGGTAATGAAAAAAGCGGCTGAACAGGTGGAAGAACGCCTGCTTGACCTGCTCATTCCCCCAATCCGGAAAACCTCCCGGGATAAAAAAACAGGTTTCGAGACCACAGACAGCTCATTTGATCCGGAAAGTGCAACGGATGATGAACTCAACCACCGGACACGTGAGAAATTCCGCGAGAAACTCCGCAACGGCGATCTTGAAGACCGGAAAGTGGAAATCAACGTTCAGCCATCCGGACAGAATCCGATGATGCAGATTTTCGGGCCCGGCGGCATGGAAGAGATGGGGATGAACCTGCAGGATATGCTCGGCAGCCTGACCAAATCCCGCTCAAAAAAACGTCAGATGAAAATCAGCGATGCCCGTCCCATCCTCCTTAACGAAGAGACCGAAAAACTGATTGATCACGATGCGGCAAACCAGGAGGCCATCGAGCGGGTCCAGAACTCCGGTATCGTATTTATTGATGAGATTGACAAGGTGGCCGGCGGCACGACAGGTGACGGCCGGAGCGGTCCGGATGTCAGCCGCCAGGGCGTTCAGCGCGACATGCTTCCCATAGTGGAAGGTTCGAATGTATCAACCAAGTACGGCATGGTCAAAACCGACCACATTCTTTTCATTGCATCGGGCGCATTTCATACCGCCAAGCCATCCGACCTGATTCCCGAACTTCAGGGGCGGTTTCCGATCCGTGTGGAAATGGATTCGCTCACCGAGGAGGATTTTTACAACATCCTGACCAGGCCCAAAAATGCCCTGACCAAGCAGTATATCGCCATGATGAAAAGCGAGGGTGTTGACCTTCAGTTCTCGGATGACGCCATACGCGAGATCGCCAAGGTGGGAGCCGAAGTAAATGCCGCCATCGAAAACATCGGAGCGCGCAGGCTTCACACCATCCTCTCTACTGTGCTTGAGGAACTGCAGTTTGCTATTCCTGATGATATCGGAAGCGGCAACATCACAATCGACAAGGAATACGTCGACCGGCAGCTTGAAAAACTTACCCGTGACAAGGATTTGAGCCATTATATACTTTGA
- the csgH gene encoding curli-like amyloid fiber formation chaperone CsgH, with the protein MTTTFSGLFSAGRLSVKAFFIAALMMFAAAVFNTNSSDMANPRNDTGSAESPAVESRIILEKSDDQLRISGNVTYNGSERMDASYRLEVRRSGASGTTQTSQSGNITLENGKSAGISRTSVNIQQGDTCRIDLEIHDENGEKLSSSRLDFKAE; encoded by the coding sequence ATGACCACCACATTTTCCGGACTATTTTCAGCCGGACGCTTGTCCGTCAAAGCTTTTTTTATTGCTGCATTAATGATGTTTGCAGCAGCAGTTTTTAACACGAACAGCAGTGATATGGCCAATCCCCGCAATGATACCGGCAGTGCTGAATCCCCTGCGGTAGAGAGCCGCATCATCCTTGAAAAGTCGGACGACCAGCTCCGGATCTCCGGGAATGTTACTTACAACGGCAGTGAACGCATGGATGCATCCTACCGGCTTGAGGTGCGGCGAAGCGGCGCATCGGGAACCACACAAACATCGCAATCCGGCAATATTACGCTTGAAAACGGAAAATCAGCGGGCATTTCCCGGACTTCAGTCAACATTCAGCAGGGAGATACCTGCCGGATCGATCTGGAAATCCACGATGAAAACGGGGAAAAGCTGAGTTCTTCAAGACTGGACTTTAAGGCGGAATAA
- the hslV gene encoding ATP-dependent protease subunit HslV — MTFNLDATTVLGIIHDGKACIGGDGQATLDKVVMKANVQKVRFLYNKQVLAGFAGSTADAFTLFERFEDKLNQYNGTIERAAVELAKDWRKDRYLRKLEALLAVMNKERGLLISGQGDVIEPDDHILSIGSGGSYAQAAARALKQDAPSLSAREMVEKSLNIAADICIYTNHNLTLLDLE; from the coding sequence ATGACATTTAACCTTGATGCAACCACCGTACTTGGCATTATTCATGACGGTAAAGCCTGCATCGGTGGCGACGGTCAGGCCACTTTGGACAAGGTAGTGATGAAGGCCAATGTCCAGAAAGTGCGCTTTCTCTACAACAAGCAGGTCCTTGCCGGTTTTGCCGGATCTACCGCAGACGCTTTTACGCTCTTTGAACGTTTTGAAGATAAACTCAATCAGTACAACGGTACCATTGAACGGGCAGCTGTAGAGCTTGCCAAAGACTGGCGCAAGGATCGTTACCTGCGCAAACTCGAAGCCCTTCTGGCGGTCATGAACAAGGAGCGCGGACTCCTGATATCCGGACAGGGCGATGTCATCGAACCTGACGACCACATCCTTTCCATTGGCAGCGGCGGATCGTACGCCCAGGCAGCGGCAAGGGCTCTCAAGCAAGATGCCCCGTCCCTGTCGGCAAGGGAAATGGTCGAAAAATCACTGAATATAGCTGCCGATATCTGCATCTACACCAATCACAATTTAACCCTGCTTGACCTTGAGTGA
- the proC gene encoding pyrroline-5-carboxylate reductase has protein sequence MLKDKKITIIGAGKMGETLASRFLSTGTLSRDQLFITAKHESRVAYFDEKFGIKGSTDNAAAVKNADIILLCVKPQIAPKVIELIRESINQDQLVISIMAGYTLEQLQKALVLPLPVIRAMPNTPSEIGAGMTVLASGNQTNGDHIAFAKALFDTVGETTVLDEKYFDAVTGLSASGPAFIYMVIEALAEGGVKCGLPRDVSTTLVTQACLGAARMVAETGQHPAILKDHVTTPAGCTIDGLLKLEEGGLRVTMIKAVDEAARRAKELGGE, from the coding sequence ATGCTAAAGGATAAAAAAATCACGATCATCGGTGCGGGCAAAATGGGTGAGACACTGGCCAGCAGATTCTTGTCCACCGGCACACTCTCCAGGGACCAACTCTTTATTACGGCAAAACACGAATCGCGGGTCGCCTATTTCGATGAGAAATTCGGCATCAAGGGATCAACAGACAACGCCGCCGCGGTAAAAAACGCCGATATTATTCTGTTATGCGTGAAGCCCCAGATCGCTCCGAAAGTCATTGAGCTAATCAGGGAATCCATCAACCAGGATCAGCTGGTGATATCCATTATGGCTGGTTATACGCTCGAACAGCTGCAAAAAGCGCTGGTCCTGCCCCTTCCGGTCATCCGGGCGATGCCCAATACACCCAGTGAAATCGGAGCCGGGATGACCGTGCTGGCATCCGGCAACCAAACCAACGGTGATCACATCGCATTTGCAAAAGCGCTGTTTGATACCGTCGGAGAAACCACCGTACTTGACGAAAAATATTTTGATGCCGTAACCGGATTAAGTGCCAGCGGACCGGCGTTCATCTACATGGTCATCGAAGCCCTGGCCGAGGGTGGCGTTAAATGCGGATTGCCCCGGGACGTCTCGACCACCCTCGTTACCCAGGCCTGCCTGGGAGCCGCCCGTATGGTCGCTGAAACCGGCCAGCATCCGGCCATCCTCAAAGATCATGTCACTACTCCGGCCGGATGTACCATTGACGGCCTGCTCAAACTTGAAGAAGGCGGACTGCGCGTGACCATGATCAAAGCGGTCGATGAGGCGGCAAGACGGGCCAAAGAGCTCGGCGGCGAATAA
- the dut gene encoding dUTP diphosphatase codes for MKVFFKKLPHAESIELPDYATRDSAGMDVRAVVDEPLTLKPGQRALVPTGFQMALPPGYEAQIRPRSGLALRHGITMLNTPGTIDADYRGEVSVLVVNLGQEPYEISRGDRIAQMVIAPVTRAEIVEAGELPETVRGEGGFGSTGSN; via the coding sequence TTGAAAGTATTTTTTAAAAAGCTGCCCCATGCAGAATCAATAGAGCTGCCGGATTACGCCACCCGGGATTCGGCGGGAATGGATGTCAGAGCGGTTGTTGATGAGCCGCTTACCCTGAAGCCGGGACAACGCGCTCTTGTGCCCACGGGTTTTCAGATGGCATTGCCGCCGGGGTATGAGGCACAGATCAGGCCGAGGAGCGGACTTGCCTTGCGGCACGGTATTACCATGCTGAACACCCCCGGAACCATCGATGCCGATTACCGCGGCGAGGTGAGCGTTCTTGTGGTCAACCTTGGCCAGGAACCCTACGAGATATCCAGAGGCGACCGAATTGCGCAAATGGTCATTGCTCCTGTTACCAGGGCTGAAATCGTTGAAGCCGGCGAGCTGCCGGAAACCGTTCGGGGCGAAGGCGGATTCGGAAGTACCGGAAGTAATTGA
- a CDS encoding arsenate reductase family protein: MLEVIGITNCNTIKKTKDWLQNNEISYSFRDVKKDPLTPNELAGLVKKAGLDTLVNRQGRKWKMLGLSDKQLSDNDLFDVLLEHQTMIKRPVLRKGEAVLVGFDQDAIASFLGEDF; this comes from the coding sequence ATGCTGGAAGTAATTGGCATTACAAACTGCAATACCATAAAAAAGACGAAAGACTGGCTTCAGAATAATGAAATCAGCTACTCCTTCCGCGATGTCAAAAAAGATCCGCTGACGCCGAATGAACTTGCCGGTCTGGTGAAGAAGGCAGGGCTGGATACCCTGGTCAACCGGCAGGGAAGGAAATGGAAAATGCTGGGATTGTCTGACAAGCAGCTGTCCGACAATGATCTGTTTGATGTGCTCCTGGAGCATCAGACCATGATCAAGCGGCCGGTATTGCGCAAAGGCGAGGCTGTTCTGGTAGGATTTGATCAGGACGCGATTGCCTCATTTCTCGGGGAGGACTTCTGA
- a CDS encoding Rne/Rng family ribonuclease: MKNQIIIHAAANQTRVALIENGELAQLFIESPENQRTVGNIYLAEVHKVMAGIRAAFINMGTQKDAFLHFSDTGEHLENYLIMLNGKDALPDRSKQEEKAKQIKNTGNGSVTEEQNRMGALLAPKQKVLVQIVKEPIGSKGPRVSTNITVAGRFLVLIPMGEYVAVSKRIRSHKERRRLRSCISSVLPEGFGVIVRTLADGQTEEALHEDLKDVLDKWNAILEKLKEAKPPALLHQDMDMTESLVRDLFAKDYSRILIDDAKIFRSIKSYISRVAPNMVPNIELYKGSEHIFDYMKISRDVDSVFSPRVKMPSGGYLIFEQTEAMYVVDVNSGRYAAKREQEENSLKTNLESAREIAKQLRLRDIGGIIVVDFIDLREDSNRKKVYDELRREFRKDRAKTNVLPMSDFGLVQITRQRIRPSVVKSVSKVCPMCGGSGNIVSQNTVVADIEGWLTKFKYNYKGHYSLDLHLNPYLKSMIQKGWFSQRIKWLFSYRLNINILGDETLSMNDYKFMLPNSEIDITDTVLNDQPLEKAITETDLRIDDSRGEKKNDDPGLDYFQKDQKKAKPSGQGSGRQGQRSTGSTKPGSQKGKPPSSRQSDKKKQARQEQSGKDPVGPKGKQKPASDSVKSKATDSKPADSKEKKEPQTGKQTGKKTDVPQSAPKRSGSKAKYYKSSRDDSGQETASEKPAKQSGAPAEDKGQKEQPSKDQDDTAGLPSAVEVARQHRLEKEKEEAAKKEGETGGDKDSAGSKDSGEKKTSEQNQDKQETENQTAPNESEKSTK, encoded by the coding sequence ATGAAAAACCAAATCATAATACACGCGGCGGCCAACCAAACCCGTGTGGCTCTGATTGAAAATGGTGAATTAGCCCAACTTTTTATAGAATCCCCCGAAAACCAACGCACCGTTGGCAATATCTATCTCGCCGAAGTACACAAGGTGATGGCGGGCATTCGGGCTGCGTTCATCAATATGGGAACGCAGAAAGACGCGTTCCTCCATTTTTCAGATACCGGTGAGCATCTGGAAAATTACCTGATCATGCTCAACGGCAAAGATGCCCTGCCTGACCGGTCGAAGCAGGAGGAGAAAGCCAAACAGATCAAAAACACCGGTAACGGCTCGGTCACCGAAGAGCAGAACCGCATGGGCGCCCTGCTCGCACCCAAGCAAAAAGTGCTCGTCCAGATCGTAAAGGAACCCATTGGTTCCAAAGGCCCCCGTGTTTCGACGAACATTACGGTAGCCGGACGGTTTCTGGTACTCATCCCCATGGGAGAATATGTGGCCGTTTCCAAACGGATACGCAGCCACAAAGAACGCCGGCGGCTGCGGTCGTGCATATCCTCCGTCCTGCCTGAAGGTTTCGGCGTTATTGTCAGAACACTGGCTGACGGGCAGACCGAAGAGGCACTTCACGAAGATCTCAAGGATGTGCTCGACAAATGGAACGCCATTCTCGAAAAACTCAAAGAAGCCAAGCCTCCGGCCCTTCTGCATCAGGATATGGACATGACCGAGAGTCTTGTGCGGGATCTGTTTGCCAAGGATTACAGCCGTATCCTAATCGATGACGCAAAGATTTTCCGGTCCATCAAGTCCTATATCTCCCGGGTTGCGCCGAATATGGTGCCCAATATTGAGCTTTACAAAGGGTCGGAGCACATTTTCGACTACATGAAAATTTCGCGGGATGTGGATTCGGTATTCAGTCCCCGCGTTAAAATGCCCAGCGGCGGATACCTGATCTTCGAGCAGACGGAGGCGATGTATGTGGTGGATGTCAACTCCGGTCGTTATGCTGCCAAGCGGGAGCAGGAAGAGAATTCGCTGAAAACAAATCTCGAGTCGGCCAGGGAAATTGCCAAACAGCTGCGGCTGAGGGATATAGGTGGTATCATTGTGGTCGACTTTATCGATTTGCGGGAGGATTCAAACCGCAAAAAAGTGTATGATGAGCTGCGCCGGGAGTTCCGCAAGGACAGAGCCAAAACCAATGTTCTGCCCATGAGCGACTTCGGTCTGGTACAGATTACCCGGCAGCGCATCCGCCCGAGTGTGGTCAAGTCGGTCTCCAAGGTCTGTCCCATGTGCGGCGGATCCGGCAATATCGTATCCCAGAACACCGTGGTGGCCGACATCGAAGGATGGCTGACCAAGTTCAAGTACAATTACAAAGGCCACTATTCGCTGGATCTTCATCTGAACCCCTATCTGAAATCCATGATTCAGAAAGGATGGTTCAGTCAGAGAATCAAGTGGCTGTTTAGCTACCGCCTGAATATCAATATCCTGGGCGATGAAACGCTCTCAATGAACGACTACAAGTTCATGCTGCCCAATTCGGAAATCGACATCACCGATACAGTTCTGAATGATCAGCCGCTGGAGAAGGCCATAACGGAAACCGATCTGCGTATAGATGATTCACGCGGTGAGAAAAAGAATGATGATCCGGGACTGGATTATTTCCAGAAAGACCAGAAAAAGGCAAAACCCTCCGGACAGGGCAGCGGTCGTCAGGGGCAGCGTAGTACTGGCAGTACAAAACCAGGAAGTCAAAAAGGCAAACCCCCTTCCTCGCGGCAAAGTGATAAAAAAAAGCAAGCCAGACAGGAACAGTCCGGAAAAGACCCGGTGGGTCCAAAAGGCAAGCAAAAGCCGGCTTCCGATTCAGTAAAATCAAAGGCAACGGACAGCAAACCGGCTGACAGCAAGGAAAAAAAAGAGCCGCAAACCGGGAAGCAGACCGGGAAAAAGACCGACGTACCGCAATCTGCGCCCAAAAGATCCGGCTCCAAAGCGAAGTATTATAAATCCAGCCGGGACGACTCCGGTCAGGAAACGGCCTCTGAAAAGCCGGCAAAGCAGTCCGGGGCCCCTGCTGAAGACAAAGGGCAAAAGGAACAGCCGTCAAAAGATCAAGATGATACTGCCGGACTGCCATCTGCCGTTGAGGTAGCAAGACAGCACCGACTCGAAAAAGAGAAAGAAGAGGCTGCGAAAAAAGAAGGAGAAACCGGAGGTGATAAAGACTCCGCAGGAAGCAAAGATTCCGGTGAAAAAAAGACTTCTGAGCAGAATCAGGATAAACAAGAGACTGAAAACCAGACAGCTCCGAATGAAAGCGAAAAGTCAACCAAATAA
- the murA gene encoding UDP-N-acetylglucosamine 1-carboxyvinyltransferase — protein sequence MDKFLIKGGQPLKGNIAISGSKNAALPLMAAGILADGPVTISNIPGLNDIYTFNNVVRVTGTRVTFDEEKQSLNVDPAGLYHYEAPYDLVRKMRASFYMTGALLGAVGYARVSLPGGCAWGPRPVNLHLEGFRALGANIDMDGGYVIAEAPGGRLPGGSFEMKPSSVGATVNLVLAAVRAKGTSVIRNAAMEPDVVNLCHNLNRIGAKIHGAGTPVLEIEGVESLSGGTLDNIPDRIETGTFMIAAAMIPDSDVTLTRTSKKDLGSFPETFAKTGASVSYNDSDIRVKAPDRLPPVSIETTIYPGFPTDLQAQWATMMTGADGKTTVTDHIYPDRFSYVPELARLGAQIERHDNTAVIKGPQPLKGASVMSTDLRASVSLVMAGLAASGETEVLRVYHLDRGYETLEDKLNAVGADIKRVSE from the coding sequence TTGGACAAATTCTTGATAAAGGGAGGGCAACCTCTTAAAGGAAACATCGCCATCAGCGGTTCGAAAAATGCCGCCTTGCCGCTCATGGCCGCCGGAATTCTTGCAGATGGTCCGGTCACCATTTCCAATATTCCCGGGCTGAATGATATTTACACCTTCAACAATGTAGTCCGTGTAACCGGAACAAGGGTGACTTTTGATGAGGAAAAGCAATCCCTGAATGTCGATCCGGCCGGACTGTATCATTACGAGGCTCCCTACGATCTGGTAAGGAAAATGAGGGCATCTTTCTACATGACCGGAGCGCTTCTCGGAGCTGTCGGCTATGCGCGGGTTTCCCTTCCGGGCGGATGCGCCTGGGGACCGCGTCCGGTCAACCTTCATCTGGAAGGATTCCGTGCGCTTGGAGCCAATATCGATATGGACGGCGGATATGTGATAGCAGAAGCTCCCGGCGGCAGGCTTCCGGGTGGTTCCTTTGAAATGAAACCGAGCAGTGTCGGGGCCACGGTGAACCTGGTACTGGCTGCGGTGCGGGCCAAAGGCACCTCGGTCATCCGCAATGCTGCCATGGAGCCTGATGTGGTGAACCTGTGTCACAATCTGAACAGGATCGGCGCGAAAATACACGGTGCGGGTACGCCTGTGCTTGAGATAGAAGGTGTTGAGAGCCTGTCCGGAGGTACGCTTGACAACATTCCGGACCGTATCGAGACCGGCACGTTCATGATTGCAGCGGCAATGATACCGGACTCGGATGTGACACTGACCCGGACATCAAAAAAGGATCTGGGTTCATTTCCGGAAACATTTGCAAAAACCGGCGCATCGGTATCTTACAATGACAGCGATATCCGTGTCAAGGCTCCCGACCGTCTGCCTCCCGTTTCCATTGAAACAACCATCTATCCGGGCTTTCCGACCGACCTGCAGGCGCAATGGGCAACCATGATGACCGGTGCCGACGGGAAAACGACCGTTACCGATCATATCTACCCTGACCGGTTCAGCTATGTTCCTGAACTGGCACGGCTCGGAGCACAAATTGAGCGCCATGACAATACGGCTGTTATCAAGGGTCCGCAGCCTCTGAAGGGGGCGTCGGTGATGAGTACCGACCTCAGAGCCAGTGTGAGTCTTGTCATGGCCGGACTGGCTGCCTCAGGCGAGACGGAGGTGCTGCGTGTCTACCATCTTGACCGGGGATATGAAACACTGGAAGACAAGCTTAATGCCGTTGGTGCCGATATAAAACGGGTTTCTGAGTAA
- a CDS encoding DUF3108 domain-containing protein, translating into MRLVSSGGLLVLMILAGLLWSGRHGEISTESGPAGFTGNTALSEERSEAAGAHGSTSESENDSLSGEEDADRSGPPSVNDLKNLKERFSYEVRYGRFRLGDIDVYLKQDTLVDGTEAIHMVTEMVSNHSAWLIGYRELHFHTLMAYNDTIPYSLKFWHDNIHDEKPERYVFDFDYENGVALSYEEGELIDTLELDRPADGGPVTMYYSRLFAGTDAEKSYPVYIDHGRSDMEMVFSSEKEPYESEAFPGEEFYAYQVEGVADFDGPFGFSGEFTGYYRDDKYRIPLEARASVWIGSVRVRLVDYERIE; encoded by the coding sequence ATGCGACTTGTTTCTTCAGGCGGTTTGCTGGTGCTGATGATTCTGGCGGGCCTGCTGTGGAGCGGCAGGCACGGAGAGATCAGCACGGAATCCGGGCCGGCCGGCTTCACTGGTAACACGGCACTTTCTGAAGAAAGAAGTGAGGCCGCAGGCGCACATGGCAGCACTTCAGAAAGTGAAAACGACAGCCTTTCCGGGGAAGAAGATGCTGACCGCAGCGGACCGCCTTCGGTCAATGATCTTAAGAATCTGAAAGAGCGCTTTTCGTATGAAGTCCGCTACGGCAGGTTCCGGCTCGGTGATATCGATGTATACCTGAAACAGGATACGCTTGTTGACGGCACTGAAGCCATACACATGGTCACCGAGATGGTATCCAACCACAGTGCATGGCTGATCGGATATCGCGAGCTGCACTTTCATACGCTGATGGCATATAATGACACCATCCCGTACAGCCTGAAATTCTGGCACGATAATATTCACGATGAAAAACCCGAGCGCTACGTGTTTGACTTCGATTATGAAAACGGGGTGGCGCTGAGCTATGAGGAAGGAGAGCTCATTGATACTCTGGAACTGGATCGTCCGGCTGACGGCGGACCGGTAACCATGTACTACTCGAGACTGTTTGCAGGAACCGATGCCGAAAAAAGCTATCCGGTCTATATCGATCATGGCAGATCGGATATGGAGATGGTATTTTCCTCTGAAAAAGAGCCGTATGAGTCCGAAGCCTTTCCTGGTGAGGAGTTTTATGCCTATCAGGTCGAGGGCGTTGCCGATTTTGACGGACCGTTCGGTTTTTCGGGAGAGTTCACCGGTTATTACCGTGACGACAAGTACCGGATACCTCTTGAGGCTCGCGCCAGTGTCTGGATCGGGAGTGTCCGTGTCCGTCTGGTAGATTACGAACGCATCGAATAA